The genomic DNA TTACTATTTCTGCTTTTATTTGTATAAATAAATCTCTTGTATTTTTTATTATACTTTCATATTTAAAGAATGTCCCAAATATCGGCATATCCCCTAATACAGGTACTTTATATATACTATTATTTACTGTTGTCTTTTTAAGTCCTCCAATAAATACTACTCCTCCATCTTCTAATGTAACTATAGACGTTAATTTATTTTTTTGTGCTGCTCCTAATGCATCTTCTTCTGTAGCATCTCCTAGGGTATTTGTCGATTTACTACTTAAAAAAGAACTAACTTCAGACGTGATTTCAAGTGTGATTTTATCTTTTTCTCCATCTCCATCTCTAATAATTGGTGTTACATTAAGTACTGTTCCAGCTTCTTTAAATAATGGTTCGGTTGTTGTATTTCCATCACTATCTGTACTACTTGTTGTTCCTACTTTTAATTCTGCTGATACATTAAGATTTGCTGTTTTTCCATTTAAAGTAACTACTGATGGCACAGCGTTTACACTAGCATCATCTGTTTGTTTTAACATATTTATTGTACTTGATATAACATTGTCTGTATTTCCTAAATATGATGTAAATGTAGCTATTGGATTTCCTGTAGCTACTGCTATTTGTCCTGTTATCCCACTTGAGACACTATCTTTATCTTGATAAGACCAATCAATTCCAAGCTCTTGAGTAAGAGTTCCTGTTATTTCTAAAATTTGTGCTGTTATCCTCACTTGTTTTATTGGCTTATCTAATTCTTTTATTAGATTTTTTGCAGTTTCTATATTTTCTGTACTACCTTTTAATATTATAAGATTTTGATCTTTTACAGATATCACTTCTAAGCTATTCTCATCAGTCATAGATGTAATAACTTGTTTTACTTCATCTGCAAAAGCATATTTTAAAGTAATTTTTTCTGTAAATCTTTCTCCGTTTTTATCTTTAATAATTCCAAGTTTTTTAGTATTTTCAGATGATGTAGATTTTTCAACTACTTCTATAAGACCTTTATTTTCTTTACTATCAACTGGATTTAAATATAAATTAATACTAAGTGTTTTCCCTTGTTCTATTTCTACTATATCTCCATTTGTTTCGTAGTTATTTGCTATACCTTTGATTATATACGTTCCTGGATTAATATTTTCAAATATATATGCCCCTCCGGCTTCACTTAAAACTTCTTTATATACATCATTATTTTTTATCAAAACTATTTTTGCACCTGTTATTCCTAGTTTATCTGTTGATAAAACTCTCCCCACTATTTGACCTGTGGTTTTTTCATCAGATTTTAATGTTTGTTCTAAAATAATTATATTATTTACTTCTTTTGCTTGTAAATTATTTGCCACCATTACAGCATCTAATATCTCTTTTAAATTTTGACCTTTTACAAAATAAAGGTCTATCATATTATCTTTTACTTTTGATTCTGCTACTATAGTTATCCCACTTGTTTTAGATATAATACTAAGAGCATCAGCTAATTTAACATTTTTAAAATCTAGTTCATTTGGATATATTACTCTTTCTAATCTATCCATCATTGCTCCTATTGATATATTGAAAATCACAATAAAAAGTATTAATAACTTAGCTAAATATTTTTTCTTCAAAAACCCTCACCGTCCCTCTTGTACATTTAATTTTAATATTTTTCCACTAGATATATCAGTTATTACAACACCTTTTTCATGTGGTTGTAAATAATATCTATAATCCCCTATTTTTATCGAGGTATTACCAAATATTACTTTTCTTTTTTCTATACCATCTTCAATATAATAAAGAATTCCACCCCACATATCTCCCTTTTTAATAATTGTATCTATTTTTTTAAATGTTGATGTTATTCTTCCAGTTGTTTGAATTATTCTTTGATTAATTTTTGTTTTATCTACTATTAATTCTTTGAAATAATTATTTTTTCCCTGAAATTTTTTTAACGATTCTTTATACACATCATCAGAAATATAATTATCTAAAGGATTTTTTGCAAAAGATACAAGATAAAATATGAAAAATATTATAAATACTAATCTATTCAAAATTTATCTCACCTTCTTCCTTGATAAAGTAAGCTCCTATTTTAAATTTCACTTGTACTTTATCATTATTAATTCTATTTATAAGTATACTACTTCCTTTTAAAGTTATTAAAAAATCAGAATTTTCTAAAAAATATAAAAATCTACTTATTTGTAAAATATCTCCTACAACAGTATAAGGAATATACTTTTTTGTATATCCTTTTTTATCTTCTCCAATTTCTATACTTCCTATCTCTATTATTTTTACTCCTATATATTCAGCAATATCATCTATCATTATTTTTAATCCTGTATTATCTTTTATTGTTGAATTTTTAAATTTTATCTCTAACTCTTTTAAATCTTTTTTTTGTGCTTCATATATTTCTAGTTGCTTATTATATTTCTTTTTTTCTTTTATATAAGTTGTCGTTATTTTTTGTAGATTTACTTCTACAGATTTTAATTCTTTTATCTTGCTTCTTATACTCAAAGAAGGCATTATAATCATTGGAACTAATAGAGCAATCAAAATAGCTATACTTAATATTATTATCGATATTTTTAATTGCTTTTCTGTAAAATCTGTATTTATTGAAAAATCTATATCCCTCCCAAAAATTTCCATCTATATCCCCCTTAATTTGAATTTAGTATAAGTTGATATTGAAATTCATTTACTTCATTATTTTTTATATTACTATATTTTATAAAATCTGCTTTAATAGTAGAAAATCTATTTGTACTTTTTAAATTTCTTTCAAATTTAAATATATTTTTTGCAGGATTAAGTTTTAATTGTTTATTTTTTATAGTTTTACCTGATAAAAATAAATTATTATTATCATACATTATACTATCTAGCCACATTCCACTTGGTATATTTTCTTGTAAAGTATAAAGTATCTCTGATACTCTTAAATTCTTTTGATTAAACACCTCTTCTATTATTTGAATATTACTTGTAAGGTCCGGTATTTCTTTCATTTTTTGTTTTACTTCTTTAATATTTTTTGTTATTTTTTTTATTTCTGCATTTTTATTGTTTATTATACTTTGTTTATTTTCAATTATTGAATTTAAATATAGATTTATACTAAAAAGTATTGTAAAAATAAGTAATATAACAAGTAAAATCATTCGTGAAATAGATTTTAACATTAGTTTTAACTTATATTCTTGTGTCAAAAAATTAATATCTATCATAACTATTTCACCTCTTCTATTATATTACCAAGTAACGCTATACATTTTGCTGTATCTATCTCTTCAAATTGTTCCATAATAATTTTACTATAACTAAAATCATCAATCTCTACTTCTAAGGATTTCTTTAATATGTTTCTAAAACCTTTAATTAGAGTTCCTCCACCTGTTATATATATTTTATCAAGCCCAGGTGTACTTTCATGACTTACATAAAATTCTATTGATACTTTTAATTGTTTTTCTAATTGACTGATAAGTTTTGCTAATTCTTGAAAAAGTTGCCTATCATTTTCATTTTCAATATCGTTATTATATTCATCTTTTGCAAGTTCTAAACTTTTTTTTATTCTTTCTGCTTCGATATAATCAATATTATAAATACGAGTAATAATATCATTTAGATCATTTCCACCAATAGCAATAATTCTCTGTAGTTTTATATCTCCACCTTTTTCAATAAAAAGCTTTGTAGCTTCTGCTCCTATGTCTACTACCATTATACTTTCTTCAGGTTCAATTTTATCTTTTTCTTTTTGAAATTGTAAAAAATTGTATAAAGATATAAAATCAGGTATTATTTTTACAATTGATAGTTTTGCAGCAGTCGCTATTTCTATTAAATTTTTTATTTTATCCTTATTTATTGTAATTGCTATTACTTCTTCGTTATCTCCTACAAAATTTAAAGATATAAATTCTGTTATAAAATCTTCTGGTATAAAATTTGGAATAAGTTCTTCTAACTCTCCTTCTATAATCGCCATTTTTTCTTTATCATCCACTAATGGAATACTTAAAAATTTCACAAAAAAATCTTGTACAGGTAATGAGATAACTACATTTTTATTTTTTAATTCTACTAATTCTACTAATTCTTTTAATCTATTAGTAAATTTATCATAATCCACTATATCCCCATTTAATATTGTTCCTTGTGATAATTCTAAAAGAGTCATTTTCTCTATTTTATTTTTTTTTAGTTTAAGCCCTTTAATTGCAGTGGTTCCTATATCTATAGCTCCATCTACTTTTGTTTTAAAAAACAAATTAATCACCCCTTATTTCTATTGCTTAAAACTCTTTCAAAAGCTTCAACTACTACTTTTAATATACTTACTTTCGTTTGTATATTTATTTCTCCTAACTTTGTAAATGTATAACCTTTTAATGTTGTAATATAATGTGCTGGTAATTTGTTTAATGAATATGCTTTTACATCTAATATATCTCTTTCTGATACATTTTTTCTTATATCTGGATTATTATTTAAAAAAGATTCTACTGCTTCATCAACCATTATTTCCATATAATTTTCTAATTTTGACATAATTTAATCCTCCTACCTATTTTTTTCTTTTTATTACCTCTATTTTATCAATGTTTTGAGAAATAATATTAATTTTATCCTTATCTATTGTTGTACTACTAGAATATCCCGCCAAGGTTTCTAGACTAATTGATTGATATACATTAATATCATAGATACTTTCCTCAACTATTTTTTTACCACTTTCTATTATTTCAGGAAATACCAAAGTTTTAATATATTTTACTTCAAAATCATAATTGTTTCCACTAGTAAAACTAGAAAAATCAGACATCCCATTAGGATAAGTAATATCTAATAATTTATATCCGCCTATACTTTGTTTTGTAGTACTTGGATCATACCATAATTTTACTACTTTATTTTCATAATTAGTCCAAGTTCTATTATCTACTTTTCCTGAAGTTTTGTTTTCTAAAATTATAATTGCTTGATCCGTACTATTAAAATCAACATTCCAATATGATGTAAAATAATCTATATAATTTCCTATTACTACTCCCGCTATAGCAGGTTCCGACGTTGTAGGTATGCTTGGAAAATATCCTAGTGAACTATAGTTTTCATATTTTGCTTTTTTACCAAAATAATCTTTTTTGCTTCCTGTAAATATAGTATTTGTATCATCATAAATATATCCCAATTTCACATATTTATCAGCTAAGTAAAGTTCATAATATCCTATACTTGAGCTTTCATCTATATAGCTTAAATGTTTCTGTCCTACTATTTTATATCCAGCTCTTTTACCTTTTTCTTCTGACATATAAAGTAAATTTAATGATATCGCCATAAAAAAAGACAAAAGTAAAATTACTAATATAAGGGCTGAACCATTTTTTTCTATTTTTTTATTATTCATAGTCCACCTCTAAAAATTAAAATCTATTCTTGTAACAGCAGAATCTCTTATAGTTCTTGTATAATCACCATTTTTAAGTTTTAAATATATTACAACTACATTTTTATCATATAAAAAATATCCATCTTCTACATTTGATAATATTGTATCTGAAGCTACTATACTTGAAGAAGATGTATCACTTTCCCCAACTTTAAGTTCATTTCCTACTATTTCAAATTTCACCCAATAAGGAATATATATACCTGATGAGTTTAAAACCGTTGTAGTCAAAACCAAAGCTGAAGAGGTTGTCCCTTCTATAGGTGTTATTATTGCTTTATTTCCATTGTAATTTTGAGATGAACGTACTACTTTTTTTATTATGTCAACTGTCTTACTCATTTCCAAATCCATATTATTTATCTCTTCTTGTCTTTTATGATTTTTACTAAACGATAAAGTAAATGGAATTATTAATGACAATATTATTGTAGTTATTGCTATCGCTAGTATTAACTCAACTAAAGAAAATCCATTCTTTTTTATATTGTTTTCATTTAAACAATTTTCTCGTTTCACCCTAATTCCCCCAATTTTCTATTGGTGATACTACAAAAGTAAGAAAATATTCTTTTTCTTTTCCTGTTATATTATTAGAATTAGCATCTCCTGTACCGATTATAACACTTCCATATATATATTCATCATATCCTGGATAAGTATCTTCTTCTTTATCTGTTAATGGATTATAATATTTATTACCCCCTTCTAATCCTACACCTTTTTTATCTAATCTTAAATATATAACAGTTTTTGAGAGATCAACACTTTTAGATGATAAAATAAATAAATGATCTATTCCAGAAGCTGTTGTAGTTAAATTAAAATCTGATTCAAAATTCTGATAACCACTAACACTAGTATCAATGATATATGCTGTAGATTCTAAACTATCTTTTTTAAATACATATTTCCCACTATATGTACCGCCATTATTATCTACAATGATTTTTAGATTATTATATCCTCTTGATTTTACATAATCTATCATAGTAAAAGCTAATCTACTTACTTCTTCATTTTGATCTGCTTTCTCTGACATTTTAAAGATTGAAGGGTATACGGAAAGAATAGGAAAAATAGCTATAGAAAATATAGCTAATGCAATTATTACTTCTAATAGTGAATACCCCTCTCTTCTCTTCATATTCTTGTTGTCAAAACCTTATAAACTTTATAAAACCTCTTTAACCCTCTGTTCAACATACCTTATTTTTACAAATGATACAATTTTTTTAAACTTAACTTTAAATTAATTAAGTATTATAACTTTAATCTTAGTAGTCACTTGATAAATAGTTATCATAAATATTAGATGATCTTCTATGAACTAATATAAGTATATTTTTTACGTTTTATAATGTTGCTGGTTTTGACAAACTTCCCCCCTCTTTATTTATTTCGTATTTCTAGATACTTTACGTTACAACTATATAATTTTTTCTAATTTTTTTAATATTTTATTAGCTGTTACTTTCTCTACAAGTATTGTTTATTCTATAAATTAAAAATAGAAGTATCTATTATCTAATGACAATTTTTTCTTTATGAATTTATACTTAATTCTTTATATATTTTTATTAGCTTTTTTATTTTAATATCATAATTATTGCTGCTAATACTAAAAATGGTCCAAAAGGTATCATATCCTTTCTTCCTTTTTGCTTTTTTATAAGTAAAATTACACTCACAATAGCTCCTATTACAAAACTAATAGTAAAAAATAAATGCAACTCAAAATAACCTCTATATCCAATAAAAGCACCTATTCCAGCTACTAATTCTAAATCTCCAAATCCTAAAATACTTTTATGAAGTATAGATTCGCCATACGCATAAATCATAAAAAATGGAAATAAATAAGTTGCTGCTCCTAAAAATGATTGTAATATTGTAATATCACTTATAAAGGCTAATGCAAACCCTAAAAATATTAATGAAAATGTTAATTTTTCTGGTAAATAATATGTTTGTAAGTCTATCATACCAAGTACTATAAGTATAGATACAAAAATAATATATTTTACAGTTAAAATAGTAAATCCATATTTAAAATACACTAATAAATACAATATCCCTGTAATTATTTCTATTACAGGGTAAATAAAAGATATTTTTATTTTACATACTCTACATCTTCCTCTTAATAGAAGATATGAAAAAACTGGTATATTATCATACCATTTTATTGGTTCTTTACAATTTGGACAATGAGACGGAGGGAAACTTACACTTGCCCCTCTAGGAATTCTATAAATACATACATTTAAAAAACTACCCACAATAAGTCCTAATAAAAATACATAAAATATTAGCAAAATTTGTTCCCCTCTCTAATACTCATTCCATTTTTTTCCTTTTGTATCTTTAAAATCGATACCACTACCCGTTGTCCCATCTATGTATAATTCTCCAACTATTGAATTATAATATAGCTCCGCTATATTTTTTTCACCACTAAAATCACCACGACCCACACTTTCTGTACCATCATCTTTTTTTACTGTTCCTGCTTTAAATTGTAATGATGTAACATTTCCAGAATTTATTCCAGTTGCCATTTGACTTTTTATATTATTAGATAAATAAGTAACTATATCTAGTATTGTGCTTGGTGGCTGAAAATCTGGATCATCAGTTTGATATATTGTTACACCACTTCTAAATGCTGATAGTACTGTTAATACTCTAGCATCTTTTGCTTTTTGTATTTGTTTTCCAAATTTTGGAACAGTAATAGATGATAATATAGCTATAATAGATACAACTATCATAAGTTCTATTAATGTGAATCCATTTTTTTTATTCATTATACCCTCACTATATTGTATCAAAAAGACGGTTTTACCGTCTTTTTGAATTTATATATTATAAATCTGACCAAGTTTTTCCTGATGTATTAGTTCCACTTGTAGTAATATTAATTGCTCCATCAGATGCACTTCCTTCATATTTAATAGTAATAGATGATGGTGAACCCGCTACTATATCTGCTTCAGTTACAGTACTTGATTCTGAAACAGTTGTTGTTGTTCCTTTTTCAAAAGTTTGATTTTGTGTTTGAGTGTCTACAGCCTCAGCTAAATCTCCAAAATCAGTAGCATAATCACCTTCATGATCAGTATAATAAAGTGTTGAAGCACTTCTCCAGTTACCTACTAAAGATAAGGCTTTTGCATCTTTTGCTTTTTGTATTTGTTTTCCAAATCTTGGTACCGCTACAGCTGATAGAATAGCTATTATTGCTACTACTATCATAAGTTCCACTAACGTAAATCCATTTTTTAATGTTTTTTTCATAAAATTCATCCTCCTTATATTTTATTTAACTTTAGCTTTATTTTTAAAGCTTATTAAAAACTTTTTATTTTTATAAATAACTATAATTTTAAAATCCATAAAAATTTTCTTTGAAAGTAAGTAATTATACAAATGTGAATAAATATTTTTTATAAATCAACAACTGAAATTTTTCTTGATTTTTTAAACTATAAATAAAATATTTTTTTCTCTAATATGTACCAATATATACTTTATATTTACTTAAATATAAACTCTTTTTGATATTGATTTCTTAATTATAAATATAGATATTTCCGAAAAACTCCTTTTATTATTCTATCATATTCTTTCTCAAATTTAAAGAATAATTTTATTTTTTTTATTCATTTTTTTATTTTGTATACTGTTTTGTATTCGTAAATTTTTCGTATTGCGTACTCTTTGTCTTTACTATTTCCGTATTTCAATATTATTTTCAAATAACGTTCTATTTTTGATAAAAGTATTTTACTGCTATTATCTTTATACCTCATTTCATACACTTTTATCAAGTATTTTATTAATTCTATATCATATCTTTCATTTAATATTTCATTTATTACTCTTTCTACTTTATCAAAATTATTTCCTTTTAACCCTCCTATTACTATTAAATATTTTCTTAATAATTCATTTTCTTTATTATATTCTACCCCTTTTACTAATATACTACTTGCCATATTATATTTTTTATATCTATTAATAAATGCTAAAATTGATGAACTAATATAATAATTTTGTAAAAAATATGGTGATAATTCTGCTATTTTTAGACTTGTTTCATATATTTTTTTCGTTTCTATCTCTACACTATTATTAAATGGCGTTCCTATTTCTAAGCTTTGTTTTATCCATAATAATGAAGTTGCTGCTTTTTTTATTCCAAATATTTTATATAAAAACACATCATAATTTTTTTCTTTAACACTTTTATCTTTAAAAATTTCTTTTTCTCTATTCTCTATAAAAATATTTGTTTTTACAAAAAATAACAAAATTATTATTATTAAAAAATATTTTGTAAAAAATTTATTTTGAATATTATTTTTTCTATTATACATATTTATCACCTATAATTTACGCTTATTAAATATAATTACTGATATTATAAGCACTAAAATTGTATAAAAAATAACATATAAAAAATCCATATAATCAAAAATATAATTATAATCCAAATTGTCTCTTAAATTTAAATAATGAAATTTTGGCATAATAAAATACAAAATTTTCATAATAGTTTTTATCAGTATATCTCCTGTTTTTTCCATTATATTTTTTATATCATAACTAGCATGTGCTATAAAATATATAAGAAAAGTAAATATATTCCCCGTAATATAAGAATCAGAAATTAAAGAAAATAATATCCCAATAGATATAAGAATAATAAATTTATACAAAATATATAAATACGATAAAAAATAAATTTTATTAAACATATAACCTTGAAATTTTAATACTAATGTTAATATTCCACCTAAAAAAAACTCATAACAAAATATAATTGATAATATACCTAAAAAAATTCCAAATACATATTCACTTCTATTTACAGGTTTTGTAAGTATTAAATATATTGATTTGTCTTTATGCGCTTTTATAATAATACTTGATGATAAAAATACAGTAATTAGAAGTAAAAAACTCTCAATAAAAAATAGTCCTATATCTTTTACCATTTCTAAGTTATTATCTATAGTTAATTCTTTTAATATACTAAATCCAAATAAAAGTATAATAGAAAAAACCAAAAAACCTATAGCTATTTTATTTGATAAATTTTCTTTTGCTGTATATTTTGCTATTACTAGACTTTTATTTTTCATTACTATCACCTTTTATTTTTTCTATAAAATATTCTTCTAAATTTTGAATTTTATCTTTTTTTATATTAATTTCCTCTACTATTTTACCTTTATTTATTATAATTATTCTTTCACCTATTTTTTCTATATCATCTAAAATATGTGTATTTAAAAATACAGTAGTTCCTTTTTCTTTCAACTCTTTTATTATATCTATTACTTTTTTTCTAGCTATTGGATCAAGCCCAGACATTGGTTCATCCCAAAACAATAATTTTGGTTTATTCATTAGTGATTGTGCAAGTCCTACTTTTTGAAGCATTCCTTTAGAAAACTCTTCTAGTCGTTTATTTTTGTATTGTTTTATATCAAATCTATCTAATACTTCATCTATTCTATATTTTAATTCACTTCCAGCTAACTCATATAAATAACCATAAAAATTCATTATATCTATAAGTTTTAAATCTTTTGGATAATAAGATATTTCAGGCAGATATCCAATATATTTTTTATTTTTGTTTATAAGCATGTTTTCGCCAAATATTTCTATTTTTCCACTATCATACTCTAAAAGTCCTAATATACATTTTAAAAGTGTTGTTTTTCCTGCACCGTTTAACCCTATTATTGAAAATATCTCACCTTCATTTACAGAAAATGAGATATCTTTTATTCCAAGACTATATTTTTTCCCTTTTAAATTTTTAAATATATCTTTTTCTTTATATATTTTAGTAAGATTTTCTACTTTTAGTATCATTTTAACCTCCTAGATTTTTATCCTACTAAATCACTTATTTGTGTAAGTGGTAAAAATAAACCTATTACTATACTTCCAACGAATACTGCCATTACTAATATTGCTAAAGGTTCTAATGCTGCTAATGCTTGTTGAATAGTTTCATTTACTTCTACATCCTGAAAATCTGACACTTTAGCTAGCATATCTATAAGTGTTCCACTTTCTTCTCCTACTTCTATCATTTGAGTAACCATTATAGGAAATTCTCCGCTTTCTTTTAATGGTTTTGCTAATGTATTTCCTTCTCTTATACTTATTTTAGACTTTTCTATAACCTTAGATATAACAGTATTTCCTGACGTATCACCTGCTATTTCAAATGCAGTTAATATATTTACTCCACTTTCAAGAAGAGTAGACATAGTTCTTGTAAATCTTGAAACTGCTACTTTTCTATTCAATGGTCCAAAAATTGGTAATTTTAATATAAATTTATGGAAATTATATTTTCCTTTCTCTGTAGATATATATTTATATATTAAAAATAATCCTACTCCTGTTAACCCTAATATAATTATCCAATTTTTAGCAAAAAAATCACTTACATTAAATATAAATTGTGTAAAACTAGGTAAATCTTTTCCAAATTGATCAAACATCATCTTAAATCTAGGTACAACAAACGACATAAGTCCAAATACTATTATAATTGATATTAATATTACTATTATAGGATAAGTCATCGCTCCTTTTACTTTTCCTTTTATCTCTTCAGACTCTTCCATACTTTTTGCAAGTCTTTTTAATACTGTTTCTAATGATCCTGATGCTTCTCCAGCTTTTACCATATTTACATATAATTTATCAAATTGATTTGGATATTTTGCAATAGATGTTGATAAATCTACACCACTGTTTAAATCTCTTACTACTCCTTCTAATATTTCTTTAAACTTTATATTTTCATTTTGT from Hypnocyclicus thermotrophus includes the following:
- a CDS encoding secretin N-terminal domain-containing protein, producing the protein MKKKYLAKLLILFIVIFNISIGAMMDRLERVIYPNELDFKNVKLADALSIISKTSGITIVAESKVKDNMIDLYFVKGQNLKEILDAVMVANNLQAKEVNNIIILEQTLKSDEKTTGQIVGRVLSTDKLGITGAKIVLIKNNDVYKEVLSEAGGAYIFENINPGTYIIKGIANNYETNGDIVEIEQGKTLSINLYLNPVDSKENKGLIEVVEKSTSSENTKKLGIIKDKNGERFTEKITLKYAFADEVKQVITSMTDENSLEVISVKDQNLIILKGSTENIETAKNLIKELDKPIKQVRITAQILEITGTLTQELGIDWSYQDKDSVSSGITGQIAVATGNPIATFTSYLGNTDNVISSTINMLKQTDDASVNAVPSVVTLNGKTANLNVSAELKVGTTSSTDSDGNTTTEPLFKEAGTVLNVTPIIRDGDGEKDKITLEITSEVSSFLSSKSTNTLGDATEEDALGAAQKNKLTSIVTLEDGGVVFIGGLKKTTVNNSIYKVPVLGDMPIFGTFFKYESIIKNTRDLFIQIKAEIVNEDNKNNDIETKGFKTSTATLKQKIYK
- a CDS encoding PilN domain-containing protein, with amino-acid sequence MIDINFLTQEYKLKLMLKSISRMILLVILLIFTILFSINLYLNSIIENKQSIINNKNAEIKKITKNIKEVKQKMKEIPDLTSNIQIIEEVFNQKNLRVSEILYTLQENIPSGMWLDSIMYDNNNLFLSGKTIKNKQLKLNPAKNIFKFERNLKSTNRFSTIKADFIKYSNIKNNEVNEFQYQLILNSN
- the pilM gene encoding pilus assembly protein PilM → MFFKTKVDGAIDIGTTAIKGLKLKKNKIEKMTLLELSQGTILNGDIVDYDKFTNRLKELVELVELKNKNVVISLPVQDFFVKFLSIPLVDDKEKMAIIEGELEELIPNFIPEDFITEFISLNFVGDNEEVIAITINKDKIKNLIEIATAAKLSIVKIIPDFISLYNFLQFQKEKDKIEPEESIMVVDIGAEATKLFIEKGGDIKLQRIIAIGGNDLNDIITRIYNIDYIEAERIKKSLELAKDEYNNDIENENDRQLFQELAKLISQLEKQLKVSIEFYVSHESTPGLDKIYITGGGTLIKGFRNILKKSLEVEIDDFSYSKIIMEQFEEIDTAKCIALLGNIIEEVK
- a CDS encoding late competence development ComFB family protein → MSKLENYMEIMVDEAVESFLNNNPDIRKNVSERDILDVKAYSLNKLPAHYITTLKGYTFTKLGEINIQTKVSILKVVVEAFERVLSNRNKG
- a CDS encoding prepilin-type N-terminal cleavage/methylation domain-containing protein codes for the protein MKRENCLNENNIKKNGFSLVELILAIAITTIILSLIIPFTLSFSKNHKRQEEINNMDLEMSKTVDIIKKVVRSSQNYNGNKAIITPIEGTTSSALVLTTTVLNSSGIYIPYWVKFEIVGNELKVGESDTSSSSIVASDTILSNVEDGYFLYDKNVVVIYLKLKNGDYTRTIRDSAVTRIDFNF
- a CDS encoding type II secretion system protein; protein product: MKRREGYSLLEVIIALAIFSIAIFPILSVYPSIFKMSEKADQNEEVSRLAFTMIDYVKSRGYNNLKIIVDNNGGTYSGKYVFKKDSLESTAYIIDTSVSGYQNFESDFNLTTTASGIDHLFILSSKSVDLSKTVIYLRLDKKGVGLEGGNKYYNPLTDKEEDTYPGYDEYIYGSVIIGTGDANSNNITGKEKEYFLTFVVSPIENWGN
- a CDS encoding prepilin peptidase, yielding MLIFYVFLLGLIVGSFLNVCIYRIPRGASVSFPPSHCPNCKEPIKWYDNIPVFSYLLLRGRCRVCKIKISFIYPVIEIITGILYLLVYFKYGFTILTVKYIIFVSILIVLGMIDLQTYYLPEKLTFSLIFLGFALAFISDITILQSFLGAATYLFPFFMIYAYGESILHKSILGFGDLELVAGIGAFIGYRGYFELHLFFTISFVIGAIVSVILLIKKQKGRKDMIPFGPFLVLAAIIMILK
- a CDS encoding type II secretion system protein, whose protein sequence is MNKKNGFTLIELMIVVSIIAILSSITVPKFGKQIQKAKDARVLTVLSAFRSGVTIYQTDDPDFQPPSTILDIVTYLSNNIKSQMATGINSGNVTSLQFKAGTVKKDDGTESVGRGDFSGEKNIAELYYNSIVGELYIDGTTGSGIDFKDTKGKKWNEY
- a CDS encoding type IV pilin protein, whose translation is MKKTLKNGFTLVELMIVVAIIAILSAVAVPRFGKQIQKAKDAKALSLVGNWRSASTLYYTDHEGDYATDFGDLAEAVDTQTQNQTFEKGTTTTVSESSTVTEADIVAGSPSSITIKYEGSASDGAINITTSGTNTSGKTWSDL
- a CDS encoding ABC transporter permease, translating into MKNKSLVIAKYTAKENLSNKIAIGFLVFSIILLFGFSILKELTIDNNLEMVKDIGLFFIESFLLLITVFLSSSIIIKAHKDKSIYLILTKPVNRSEYVFGIFLGILSIIFCYEFFLGGILTLVLKFQGYMFNKIYFLSYLYILYKFIILISIGILFSLISDSYITGNIFTFLIYFIAHASYDIKNIMEKTGDILIKTIMKILYFIMPKFHYLNLRDNLDYNYIFDYMDFLYVIFYTILVLIISVIIFNKRKL
- a CDS encoding ABC transporter ATP-binding protein, which gives rise to MILKVENLTKIYKEKDIFKNLKGKKYSLGIKDISFSVNEGEIFSIIGLNGAGKTTLLKCILGLLEYDSGKIEIFGENMLINKNKKYIGYLPEISYYPKDLKLIDIMNFYGYLYELAGSELKYRIDEVLDRFDIKQYKNKRLEEFSKGMLQKVGLAQSLMNKPKLLFWDEPMSGLDPIARKKVIDIIKELKEKGTTVFLNTHILDDIEKIGERIIIINKGKIVEEINIKKDKIQNLEEYFIEKIKGDSNEK